Genomic DNA from Gadus morhua unplaced genomic scaffold, gadMor3.0, whole genome shotgun sequence:
TTCAAATACAACTCTTGTACAAAATAGCAACACTAGGTACTTAACAAtacaatgacaaaaaaaaagaaggaataaaTGGGATTAAGAGAAAGCAAAACTAATCTAAACTCTCACTATGAGAACTTGATGACTAAAAACAATAACTTTATTAACCGACCCCGCGAGGGATGCTTTGCCTACGTCCCTCCACCCTCCCGACCCTTTTTTCGTGGCATTCCCCACATCCCCTTATATGGGTGTAGTAGCAGCATCGCCGCGAGctgccctgacctctgacctctgccgCTGCGGTCCCCCAGGCGTCCATCGCGGCCGGCCAGGTCACCGCCACGGGGCCCACTGTCACACTGGTGCAGCTCCCCAACGGCCAGACGGTCCAGGTCCACGGGGTCATCCAGGCCGCCCAGCCCTCCGTCATCCAGTCGCCCCAGATCCAGACCGTCCAGGTACACGGGGGTCTCCGCCCCGCCACGGCGCTCACTGTTGGGCTCTATtactgtctctgtttctctctctctctctctgtctgtctgtctgtctgtctgtctgtctgtctgtctgtctgtctgtctgtctgtctgtctgtctgtctgtctgtctcttgctctttctaTCTTACTGTCTTTCTCGCTCTCCATATTTCTGTCTATGTAACATCATTTTTGGGGCTGTGTAGTAAGGTGTTTAGGGGCTGTGTAGTAAGGTGTTTAGGGGCTTTGTAGTAAGGTGTTTGGGGCTGTGTAGTAAGGTGTTGTGGGGCTGTGTAGTAAGGTGTTGTGGGGCTGTGTAGTAAGGTGTTTGGGGCTGTGTAGTAAGGTGTTTAGGGGCTGTGTAGTAAGGTGTTTAGGGGCTTTGTAGTAAGGTGTTTAGGGGCTGTGTAGTAAGGTGTTTGGGGCTGTGTAGTAAGGTGTCTTGGGGATGTGTAGTAAGGTGTTTAGGGGCTTTGTAGTAAGGTGTTTAGGGGCTGTGTAGTAAGGTGTTTAGGGGCTGTGTAGTAAGGTGTCTTGGGGATGTGTAGTAAGGTGTGTGGGGCTGTGTAGTAAGGTGTTTGGGGCTGTGTAGTAAGGTGTCTTGGGGATGTGTAGTAAGGTGTTTAGGGGCTTTGTAGTAAGGTGTTTAGGGGCTGTGTAGTAAGGTGTTTAGGGGCTGTGTAGTAAGGTGTTTGGGGCTGTGTAGTAAGGTGTTTAGGGGCTGTGTAGTAAGGTGTTTGGGGCTGTGTAGTAAGGTGTTTTTTGTTGTCAGATCTCGACGATAGGGGAGAGCGAAGACTCCCAGGAGTCCGTGGACAGCGTGACAGATTCACAGAAGAGGCGAGAGATTCTGTCTAGACGGCCGTCCTACAGGTAACACGCTCGCGCTAATGAACGGCCTCGCCGTGTgagtgccttgctctaccagcGGGACTCGAACCCCCAACCCTATAggtgttaatgccttgctctccCGGAAAACAAATTACAGTTAGGATCCCGccccctgattgtgtgtgtgtgcttgtgtgtgtgtgtgtgtgcgcgtgcaggaAGATCCTGAACGACCTGTCGTCCGACGCTCCGGCGGTCCCCaggatagaggaggagaagtcTGAAGACGACACGGCGCCCGCCATCACCACGGTCACCATGCCGACGCCCATCTACCAGACGAGCAGCGGGCAGTACAGTGAGTAGAGGGCCGGCGTGCTCACTCCCCGGAGTGAGACACGATGACACTCTAACCCTCTGGAGTGAGACACTGTGACACTCTGAACCACTGGAGTGAGACACGGTGACACTCTGAACCACTGGAGTGAGACACTGTCACTCTGAACCACTGGAGTGAGACACGGTGACACTCTGAACCActggagtgagacagagtgacacTCTGAACCACTGGAGTGAGACACGATGACACTCTGAACCACTGGAGTGAGACACAGTGTCACTCTGAACCACTGGAGTGAGACACCGTGACACTCTGAACCACTGGAGTGAGACACGTGACACTCTGAATCACTGGAGTGAGACAGTGACACTCTGAACCACTGGAGTGAGACACGGTGACACTCTGAACCACTGGAGTGAGACACAGTGTCACTCTGAACCACTGGAGTGAGACACTGTCACTCTGAACCACTGGAGTGAGACACAGTGTAACTCTGAAACACTGGAGTGAGACACGGTGACACTCTGAACCACTGGAGTGAGACACGGTGACACTCTGAACCACTGGAGTGAGACACGGTGACACTCTGAACCActggagtgagacagagtgacacTCACAACCACTGGAGTGTGACACGGTGACACTGAACCACTGGAGTGAGACATGGTGACACTGAACCACTGGAGTGAGACACGGTGACACTCTGAACCActggagtgagacagagtgacacTCACAACCActggagtgagacagagtgacacTCTGAACCACTGGTACCTAGTTAGAATCCAAACCATAGGTATTACAATGCCAGGGAAGGGAGCAAGGTGATGCACTTCCTTCTACAAACTGAAAAGTTTGGAAAGAGCTGAATTTTTATTCACGCTTAAACGTAGATTTgaattcagggcgtttagcagacacttttaaccaaagcgacctacacttagtacattcgtcagaagaaagagaaacaacaatactgtatatcgctgtcggtacagtaaggatgttcagaACCAATCAACAATCGCTAAGTTATCCCGTTCCCCGTAtgcaacagagatagctaggataagatgctacgcaatgctaagtactatttttaagtgccaggacgtacaacatacaataagtgtacAATAACTGACAAACCCGTCCCGGTTGTAATAAAATGCTCCCAAggctgaacagagagagaacaagtgTCTCATTTCTTAAGTTAAATTACAACACTAGTTCATGTATTGGCCATTTAAATGGACGCCCGCGCAATCCCGCGCGCCGTCCCTTTAACTCTATGTCTCCCAACAAGCCCGCCCTTTCTTGCGTTTCGATCCCCACTCCTGGTACCTGATACCTGGTACTTTTTTAGTCTCGCCTCCGTCGAGGTCACAATAGCGCTGATCCGATACTTTTTTGTGTGACGTAAACAGGCTGCCGGCCACTGACTGGCCAGAGAGTGACGCCAATGGACGAGCGCGACGTCCGAGCCTGACAAGCCGACAGCCGGCATCGTTAAATACTACTAGCATCAGCGTTCAGTCACCAATAGTGCTCGATTATTGAACACGGCAGGACCAGCGCGCGAGAACACGCCCCGGGCcgtgacagagggggagaggctcCTGTGTGTAGCCCTGCCTGTTTATGTGTAGTGTGGATAAGTACGTCGCTGCAGCTTCGTGCTAATACGACCCGCCCACGTGGGAGAGGTCCTTTATTCTAGACGCGACGTGCCTGGAACCGAACCAAGTCGTGCCGCGCTACGAGGCATAAAGACAGCGGAAGGCTGAACCCGAGGCACGTCGCGTCCCGTctgggccaccagggggcgcccccgTCTTTACCTCCATGCTCTGTGCCCCTCTGTAGTCGCCATCACCCAGGGAGGGGCCATCCAGCTGGCCAACAACGGGACGGACGGGCTGCAGACGCTCACCATGAACACGGCCACGCAGCCTGGCACCACCATCCTGCAGTACGCCCAGACCAGCGACGGCCAGCAGATTCTGGTGCCTAGCAACCAGGTGGTGGTCCAaggtgaggccccccccccccccccgggcgatCAGGCGCCCCGCAGGGAGGAAGGGctcgctgtgattggccggttTGCCGTCTGTCGTCGGTCGAGTTCTCCATCGCAACTTTATTGGTATCCGAAGCGATTTTCAAATCAAACGAGGAGATGAGAACACAAATAAGATCTCTCGTGCGTGATTCAGTCttctgttttaaatgttttgacaCTGAGTTGGTTATGGTTGATTCACTATTCCCGCCCCGTTTCTCTTcggctcaacgctgattggccagAAGGGGGTGATTGACAGGGGACAGACTTAATGCCGTCAACATTTCATTTCGTCCATTCCTGCACAACTGTACAGCGTCATTGTATTTTAAAGATGGACACCCCTCTCTATATTCGTTGTATTTATTCTTTCACGTATTTTCTACGTATTATTCAATTGTAAATGTTTAAAAATTATTCAACGAAGGCGAAGTGGAGAATAGCCCCCGAGGGCTGTGTGTGCACgggaacactccaaaaataaacaagagatAACGCTTTatgccgggatttatttgtttttattaacgTGGCGAGACGAGCGTCACGCATtttcccgagtttgagatctcaaccacaggatattgcccaatatcccgagatggcgaaccaatcaaattgcggcgtcttaggaggttcacgtgtagcatagtCTACCTTTTGTATCTTTACGTTTCTGGTACCCCAATCCCCCATCAGTGTTGGGGTACGTTCAAGAAGCCGCTTCTGACTGTaatgcgcccccccccccccccccccccccccccccccagcggcgTCCGGAGACGTGCAGGCCTACCAGATCCGCACCGCGTCCGCCAGCACCATCCAGCCGGGCGTGGTCATGGCCTCGTCGCCCGCCCTGCCGGCCTCGGGCGGCACGGAGGAGGTGACCCGCAAGAGGGAGGTGCGCCTCATGAAGAACAGGTAGGAGCCAGCCGAGTCGCGACCCCACGACCCCCCGACGGGGCTCCTCGGGTCCACTACTCAGTGATAgtacttatgccgcttttccaccgcacatgtagctcgactcgacacgacacgactcgacacgactcgacacggtagcagcgcgggtccttttccaccgcaaatagtacctccgggacgtgggcggggtcggctgcgcgaaagggccgtgacgtatttttgtacgcgacgcaaacaacacctacgtaacccacacatggacagaacccacataacaacaatggagaacatcgatgcgatggtattcgtgttcatattattagctggcatgttgaagaagtggaatatgttggctgcggcgctgctatggctgttaccagcatggttgccatgtcgctctcgtgacttcgtcacactctctggccaatcagtggccggccgtctgccgacgtcaccttttagcatcggctcagccgcttggaacctagagcgaggcggtactagaaaaagcagccacttcaggtaccagatactatgttttcgcggtggaaacgcaaaaaaggcgagctgagtcgagtcgtgtcgagctggtaccatgcagtggaaaagcggcattagtacACGTTccggcacttaatgtacgcacttattgtgtgttgcaCGTCCCttcacttaatgtacacacttgttTGTTGCACGTCCTTGCAAAAAAAATAGATGTCTTGTACGTCCTTCCTTAACAATAGCACTTGGCATCATGTAGCGTCttctcctagctatctctgttgtgtacggggaatgggtcaacctagtgatggttagtgcttggctctTGTTTCTATgtacatccttactgtaccgacagagatatattgttgagATGTGTTGTAttgttgccttcaatcagaGACGCTCCTTCTGTCACCTTTTTTATACCTAGGCTCAAAACACACCTCTTCTCCCTGGCCGTTCCTCCCCCTTTAGGATACGTTGTCATGTTGTCGTACTGTCCTTATTTTAAATGAACTTTGATGTTTGTGTATACTGTAGGTATATAAAGTGGTCTGTGTTCTTTTATATGCTTTTTGTTTGCACCTTGTACGGCACTTTGGCCAGTAAACTGTATTTAAACGTGCCTTATAAATACCTTTACTTACTTATTGCAAGTCTCTGTGGCTAAAAGcgtcttctctcccccccgccccccccagggagGCTGCCCGGGAGTGCCGCCGGAAGAAGAAGGAGTACGTCAAGTGTCTGGAGAACCGCGTGGCCGTGCTGGAGAACCAGAACAAGACGCTCATCGAGGAGCTCAAGGCCCTCAAAGACTTGTACTGCCACAAAACAgagtagggcccccccccccgcgcgggTCCCCTGCACAGAGACTTGAAGCGAAGCCTTGCATCCGGACCCCCACCTcccacaacccccacccccccctccaaagCCTCTGTCTGTaaaggccccgcccacctcaaAACCCGTACCGGACCTCCGGAGCTGGTCCTTGTTTTATTGAAtgctccccctgctggaccagccCAGCGACTACAACAGGGTTTTGCTCGCGGTGGTGGgtgaggctcctccccctgcctccagcGCCGTCTCCCCCGGTTACCACGACGACGGCATCGTGTGGcgccaccagcagcaggagaCGCGCGCCTGTTCAGCGAGCGATCGACTtctgacctttttttttaaaaaaaaaagaaaaagaaaaaaactttgcccctcccaaaacccccctcccctctcacccctGCTCCTACTCCGGGGAGGTTTCAGTGCATTATTGTCATCGCCATGGTAACCACCGCACTTCCGATCTGACGCTTCCGATCGGTCGGTTTCCGATGGGACGCTTCCGATCGGTCGCTTCTGATCGGTTGCCTTCCGATCTGTCGCCTCCGATCGGAAGCATCCGATCATTTGCTTCCGATCCACACTATAGTCTATCATGTTAGAGGAGGTCTGCTTCAGCTAAAGACGTTCTAAttgttttctgtgtttctctccgGGAGCAGCGAGGGAACTCTAGCATATTCGGTTGAATCATGCGGTTTATGATTTCTTTATAAAATTGTAAGTGAAATATCGTTTTCTGTGTTTTGCGGCCGGAGTGGTCGCAGCTCGGAGCGAGAGGCGGATCCTGGATGAGTTGCGGAGCCTTTGCATGTTTTATTAGTGGCATCGTTTGGGCTATTTTATATATCGTCGGAAGCACAGAACATTGCAACCCGAAAACGACACCCTGCCCGAGACCCCAGAGGggggtctgacccccccccaaacctgggggcggggggggggggactgctgGGCTGGGTCTTTTGAAGACTGAATATTTTACACTTTAGAGAACATGAGATGTACTAAAACCTTTGGTGTAATGGTTTGAAAAAGGAATATTTCTCTCGGCGTCTTTCCTACTCCTTGCTTCAAGCTCCATCGAGTCTGGTGTTTCTAAGACTTtattcgacacacacacacacactcgcacacacacaatcaggacTTTGGACACGCTGATCAACATGGGATCGAATCCCGTACCGATGTCTGAACAGAGGTCAGCGCCTGCTGCACACGCCTCGGTCTGTGCCACGGTTCTCCACCAGGGTTCTCTACGTTCTAGCGGCCGTCGGCTCGTCGCGACGGGAGGACCGACTTGAGGTCCGGTCGGTAAACGACACTTCTTAAAAACGACACAAGCCCTAAAgttgacctttttattttcgaaTCACCCGTTTAAAACCAAACTGGAACCCAAACCGTTGCCCTGGTTTCTGAATCGGAGCGGGAGGAGGTGTGACGCTGGACAAAATGGACGCCAACGATTCTgtaaagtaaaaagaaaaaaaggcggGAAAACCACGAGACACGGAACACAGAACAAACGGCTTTGGGAGCGACGTCGCCACGGTGTATTCTTTCGATATTACATATAGTCATCCGACATAGcaagcttttttttattattttgccaAATGccattttcattgattttgtaTACGATGTATTTCTATATGTCAGCACCAAACCCTAAATGAAAAGTAGTCACTAGAGGACTTCCTCTAAATATTACATTTCTGGCAGCTGTTAATAAATGTGTTTCTGGTACCGCTCGTCTGCGCATGTGTAGAACAGAACCCGGGTTAAAGTCTGGACCCAGTGCGTCCGGGGGTCCGGGGTTCGACTCCAGCCATGCCCATGAGCAAACACCTCTTTTGGGAATCGCGTCGCTGGTAATAATCCATCTGGATCCAGCGGCTGTGGCGTACCTCCACGaaatgtgtccccccccccccccccccccccgtcaaggCGGGTCCCGACGGCGTCGTCCCCGGAGGTCCGCGCTCATAGCTCCGCCCTCGGCGCCCGCTTCACGGCGCGGTACACGTGGATGTCGCGCTGCCGGTCGAAGTGGACCTCCTCCACGGAGAAGCGCTCCCTCAGCAGCTCCAGGAAGCGGGAGTCGCGCTCGTAGCGGATCTTGCAGGCCAGCAGGACCGCCGTGGTGTCGGAGCACAGGTGGTCCAGCGTGGCGAGCAGCGCCGGGAACGTGTCCTCCAGGTACACGATGTCGGCGCCCAGCACCAGGTCGAAGCCCCCGGCGGGGTAGCGCTCCAGGCCCGAGCCCCAGCTCAGCTCCGAGACCTCCGCCGAGCCCGGCCGGAGGTCCGCCGGGACGTTGGCCCGCACGTTGGCCGAGAGCAGCTCCAGGGCGGGCTCCCGGTCTGTGATGGTGACCCgggctcctggggggggggatcgggaATTTGAGCTCTCCATCCCGATTACCTATACCATCCATCCCTACTGTTCAAATAGTTCAACtagtttatatttttattagtgctgtcaagcgattaaaatattaaatcgcattaatgtcatagttaactcacgattagtcgcgattaatcacattttattttaaataaataaatagattgcgttaatcgcgcgataaaaaaattaacgccgttacaattggtttgcattaacaccgttaataacgtgtttaactgacGGCActaatttttatattatatttaaatacaTCACTAGGAAAGGTCATTCTTTTTTGATTCATTTCTGGATCAAGACGCTAAAAGTCATCCAAAGGATGACTTTTACAATAAAGAATAATCCTTATTTCCAGCAGGGTCCTCGAGGTTTGACAGCTGTGCCCGTGAAGGGATCCCGTTTGGGCGCACAGAGCAGCCCTCTTGGTGCTAACCCCTCGGGgtttagtaagcggaccaatcagccctcgctgctccgtcgcctcgacggaaggtcaACATGTTTTGGGGgtgcacgtcaggcccttggggaggacgtaaggggtccgtaacccccttgcctTACGTGAACGTCGGACCGTAGTCAGCCCTTTAGAGCAGTGTTTCCCAAAAAAAATTCTGGGgacccatttttttttaaattacaaacCATCGCGACCCAATGCAAAAAATATAACAGCTATCAAAAACACGGCCCTTGTTTaaagtttttttaaatgctgATGCCGAACAGGTAGCAAGTGTTTAAGGGCAGCTATTGCTATCAAACAGTCAATCCATCAAATCAATTCGAACAGTCAACATTAATCAATGTGTTAACCACATAAGATAAGATACAACTATATTAACCCGCTGGGGGAGGAGTGCGGGTGTTTCTACGGTAAGACCTGAGTGTTGAGCGCCTACCGAGCAGTAAGACCTGAGCGCCTACCGAGCAGAGCGGCCACGATGCCCACCAGCCCCGTCCCCGCGCCTAGCTCGATGACCGGGCGGCCCCTGAGCTCCACCGGGGCCAGCTCCAGGTACAGGGCCAGCACCaccgcctgggggggggggggggggggggcagaccgcAGGGacaaaggaggaggggggcaggggcagACCGTAGGGAcaaaggaagaggggggggggggcatgacaGACAGTAGGGccaaaggagggggggggggggggggggcacatgacAGCCGGGTCAGTGAGGATCTCAGACAGCAttggaggtaggcctacttattaaTGAGATGGGATGActgtataaaaatatatacaattacAATCTGCAAGAATAGTAAATAAACACGACCAGCGCTGCAGTGTCTGTCTTAAAGGGAATTGACGAAAACAAAGCggggaatcacacacacacaggttcatcacacacacacacacacacacacacacacacacacacacacacacacacacaggttcatcacacatacacacaaacccacacagggcatcacacatacccacacgtGTATAACTCACTGCGTCCCAGACGACCGCCGCCACCCCGGACTTCCTCCAGTCCTGGTTCAGGAGGACTTCGCGGCCCGCCAGGTGAAAGGTTGCGGTTGAGTTGTGCAGCTTTGCCAGCGCTGGCAGAGCGTTCTCTGTGTACGGAACCAGCGCCATGTTGCTCCTTCCTCCTGACGCgtcaccttcttcttcttcctgtggTTGTGGGTTCGAATCCACTCCACGGTGTATTACCGGCCCCCATCGGCCGGGAGGGTCGAGCGACCGCCGGATAACCCCGCGGGACGGACCCTGCGCAACCATTGGCCGGATAATGTCCTAAGCTAATTGGCTATTTAATTTGTAAACCTTTTTAACAAATatgcttttatttgtttatttgaaatggATTATACTGATCTAACGACTAAACCAATGCGATTTTTTAACTTTCATGAATCTTAAATTCGTTTGGTGATAAAAATCACAGTTTTTCTTTGAAAGTTTAAATCTTCTTACATTTTCTTAACCGTAAAGTAACTTGACCACGGTATTTTCTTATTGTTTCCTCACACTGCTCCCAACGCTTGGTAATTAAGTCATTAAGTCATTAAGTAATTAAGTTCCTGTACAACACAGCATAGGGGGGCGGGGTGTGGCGTTCTCAGTCGCTGACGTTTAAACGCGCAACTCCGTTCGGACACTCTCGACCAATCAGCAGAAGGATCAACCTGTGGGCGACGAATAGGAACTGTCGGTTGGGAGCTGGGGCGGGACCTAAAAGATTTAATATAATAGCACTTTTACTGCAACGTCATTGGCCGTCAAGTTAGAGGAAGCCGCGTAGATTACAGTTATTCATTCTTCAAAGTAAAAAAATCGACTCCCGCTGCCCGATTAAAGTGTTTGTCTGTCACCCTAATATCCCGTTAATCTACGTTTTATTTTCCAAACTACGGTTTCATTTCTCTGTAGAACCACATTCTGTTCACTCTTGTTTACAAATCACCTCGCTAATCACAGCacgacttttactttgaaggatCTCCGCGGAAGTCCATCCCGGAATGCGCTGTCCGACCAAATATCTCAGCGCTTCTCTCCTGCGACAATCTCTGCCTGCTAACCCCCCGCTGCTCGTTACCGGGACCGAGCCCCCGTTGCCGGGACCGACCCCCCGGGACTGACCCACCGGGACTGACCAACCGGGACCGAGGACCGACCAACCGGGACCGACCCACAGGGACTGGGACTAAGCACCGACCCACCGGGACCGACCCACCGCTACCGGGACCGAGCCACCGGGAAGGGGACCGAGCCACCGGGAAGGGGACCGAGCCACCGGGACGGGGCCACCGGGACCGATCCTCCGCCCCTGATCCTTCAGAGACAGAGGAGTGCTACCGTATCGATGAACCTGGGCATGTAGGGGTAACTAATAGATCCTCCAATCAGGGCCGCCGTGTGCACGGGTTCGAGACCCGACGTCCGCCGAACTGAACCGTCGGGCCGGAGTGAAAGGATCAGCACGGTAGAAGGAGGCTCATAGTGTCCTATTAGACCTCCGCACCCCCCACTGACCGCTGCCggacccctcacacacacacacacacacacacacacacacacacacacacacacacacacacacacacacacacacacacacacacgccacgcaCACGCGCGTGTATCAGACGCACAgccatatgcgtgtgtgtagggcGTCCTATGCGCCCTGCGTCTGTCAGCTGTTCTGAGCCGGCTCCGGATAGTGTTCCCACTTGGCTCATCCCCACATGAAGCCCGAACTAAGTCTGCTTGATCCAAGTGTGCTCTGTTAGTGTCGGCGCGTCGGCCGTCCCGTTAGTGCGTCTATCAACCCCCCCCGCGGGGCTGACTTGCGGGACCGAGAGTGAGTTGCGGGAGTGAGTTgcggtagcagcagcagcagcagccatgggCGGGACGGTGTCGTGTTGTATGTCTCCTCGGGAGACCCCCAAGATCCACCGGcgggaggtggagctggaggatgcccccatcaccaccacggaGGAGGTGGACGTCAGCGAGGACACCGGGACGTACCTGCAGCACATCAGCGACCGCGAGCTGCCCGACGGTGAGTTCTCGTCCAATCAGGGCGCTTCCtgcttttgattgacaggttcaccccgcccccccctctctgactgTCTAAAGCAGTGTTTCCCGACCTGTGTGATCTCCTACTGCTCTAGTACCCGAGTACTCTAGTATGGTGTTAGAGCGGGTTGACCggaaggtcgctggttcgatccccggctcctcctagctgaatgtcgaggtgtccctgagcgagacgcctccccctgactgctcctgaccagctggctttcgccctgcgtggctgactccgccgtcaccccgcccccccccccccctctctgactgTCTAAAGCAGTGTTTCCCGACCTGTGTAATCTCCTACTGCTCTAGTACCCGAGTACTCTAGTATGGTGTTAGAGCGGGCTGACTGGTGACCggaaggtcgctggttcgatccccggctcctcctagctgaatgTCGAGGTGTGGAACGTGGCTGActctgcgtggctgactccgccgtctgtctctgtgtgtgaatgaatggtttgaAGTCGTCAGCTAAACCTTCTCGAGGTAGAATTGCAGTAGAATGTGCATCATCAACAGCCAACCACCCTATCCTATGAACTCCTGTCACAGTTGTATTTTAGCATTCCTGGTGTTACTGTAACGACCTAGAGGAGTTCACAACGGAAGTCGCTGAGGTGTTATTGCGGTTCCTGCTCCCTAACTTCTCATCGACCATCACAAACATCATGGGTATCAGCAGAATAAAGACGTACCCCCTAGAAGGCTCTCTCGCGCCCCCTTCAGACCGATCAGGGAGAGCTCATCTCAAACCTCCAGCTGTCACTCGGACGCACCATGATCGATGACGTGTCCTCCGGGTATCGCTCCAGCACTTAATCCCGTTTAGTGTCtggtcctacccccccccccccccacacacacaccccctcttgGCGGTCCCGGAGCTGGAGGAAGGAACACAGGGTCTGGGGGTGAAAGGTTGACGGGAACTGGAGGGAATGGAAGCCAAGTCAAAGTTAGAAAAAAGTTAAAATCAAAGAAGAATGGAGGGATGTGGAATGGACGTCGGCCCGCTGATCAGATCAGAGCGGAGGGATTAGAGGACGGAGAGACGTCTCCTACACTTACCGGGACTACTTTAGCTTTGGTTCTTCACTCTCCCCACGAGGTGTTTCTGTGCTTCATTCACATCTACagtcagggcgtttagcagacgctgttgtccaaagcgactgacaataactacatttgtcagaagaaagaggaccaacaatatatcgctgtcggtgaagtaaggatgttcatggaaccaagtgccaagcactaagcATCACTAGGTTAAGTACCCATTACCCGTACACAACAGAGGtatctaggataagatgctacaagaTGCTAagtaccatttttttttttttttttttttaagtgccatgacatacaacacacaataagtgcgtacattaagtgccatgacgtacaacacacaataagtgcgtacattaagtgccatgacgtacaacacacaataagtgcgtacattaagtggcaggacgcacaacacacaataagtgcgtactaAACTAGGTAAAAGTCGTAGACCATTGCCGTGTTATACTGCCCATCTCTTCATGGGATCGCTTAAA
This window encodes:
- the mettl21a gene encoding protein N-lysine methyltransferase METTL21A isoform X3 → MVAQGPSRGVIRRSLDPPGRWGPVIHRGVDSNPQPQEEEEGDASGGRSNMALVPYTENALPALAKLHNSTATFHLAGREVLLNQDWRKSGVAAVVWDAVSYTRVGGGAGPVPGAGPGGAQGPPGHRARRGDGAGGHRGRSARSPGHHHRPGARPGAALGQRAGQRPGGPPAGLGGGLGAELGLGPGALPRRGLRPGAGRRHRVPGGHVPGAARHAGPPVLRHHGGPAGLQDPLRARLPLPGAAEGALLRGGGPLRPAARHPRVPRREAGAEGGAMSADLRGRRRRDPP
- the mettl21a gene encoding protein N-lysine methyltransferase METTL21A isoform X2, with the protein product MALVPYTENALPALAKLHNSTATFHLAGREVLLNQDWRKSGVAAVVWDAAVVLALYLELAPVELRGRPVIELGAGTGLVGIVAALLGRRSGLTARSPGHHHRPGARPGAALGQRAGQRPGGPPAGLGGGLGAELGLGPGALPRRGLRPGAGRRHRVPGGHVPGAARHAGPPVLRHHGGPAGLQDPLRARLPLPGAAEGALLRGGGPLRPAARHPRVPRREAGAEGGAMSADLRGRRRRDPP
- the mettl21a gene encoding protein N-lysine methyltransferase METTL21A isoform X1 yields the protein MVAQGPSRGVIRRSLDPPGRWGPVIHRGVDSNPQPQEEEEGDASGGRSNMALVPYTENALPALAKLHNSTATFHLAGREVLLNQDWRKSGVAAVVWDAVSYTRAVVLALYLELAPVELRGRPVIELGAGTGLVGIVAALLGRRSGLTARSPGHHHRPGARPGAALGQRAGQRPGGPPAGLGGGLGAELGLGPGALPRRGLRPGAGRRHRVPGGHVPGAARHAGPPVLRHHGGPAGLQDPLRARLPLPGAAEGALLRGGGPLRPAARHPRVPRREAGAEGGAMSADLRGRRRRDPP
- the mettl21a gene encoding protein N-lysine methyltransferase METTL21A isoform X4 — translated: MALVPYTENALPALAKLHNSTATFHLAGREVLLNQDWRKSGVAAVVWDAVSYTRAVVLALYLELAPVELRGRPVIELGAGTGLVGIVAALLGARVTITDREPALELLSANVRANVPADLRPGSAEVSELSWGSGLERYPAGGFDLVLGADIVYLEDTFPALLATLDHLCSDTTAVLLACKIRYERDSRFLELLRERFSVEEVHFDRQRDIHVYRAVKRAPRAEL
- the mettl21a gene encoding protein N-lysine methyltransferase METTL21A isoform X5, translated to MALVPYTENALPALAKLHNSTATFHLAGREVLLNQDWRKSGVAAVVWDAAVVLALYLELAPVELRGRPVIELGAGTGLVGIVAALLGARVTITDREPALELLSANVRANVPADLRPGSAEVSELSWGSGLERYPAGGFDLVLGADIVYLEDTFPALLATLDHLCSDTTAVLLACKIRYERDSRFLELLRERFSVEEVHFDRQRDIHVYRAVKRAPRAEL